A stretch of Henckelia pumila isolate YLH828 chromosome 4, ASM3356847v2, whole genome shotgun sequence DNA encodes these proteins:
- the LOC140862387 gene encoding uncharacterized protein has product MLNCYGEKIKCKVFLTAFLDSSQRWFEKLEPQSIQSFAEFKQVFLQHFSSSKRYKKTAYSLFEVKQLGEEFLRTYIKNFNKADLEVPTCAQETKITAFTQGLWEGEFFKSLVKKSPRTFEDLLARAEKYINMEEA; this is encoded by the coding sequence ATGTTGAATTGCTATGGGGAAAAAATTaaatgcaaagtattcttgacCGCGTTTCTGGATTCATCCCAAAGGTGGTTCGAGAAGTTGGAGCCACAGAGCATTCAATCATTTGCGGAGTTCAAGCAAGTGTTCCTGCAACACTTTAGTAGCAGCAAAAGATACAAGAAAACCGCCTACAGTCTGTTTGAGGTGAAGCAGTTGGGAGAAGAGTTTTTGAGAACttacataaaaaatttcaataagGCTGATTTGGAGGTTCCAACTTGTGCCCAGGAAACCAAGATCACAGCATTCACTCAAGGTCTCTGGGAGGGGgaatttttcaaatcattgGTGAAAAAATCTCCCCGAACCTTTGAGGATTTGTTGGCCCGGGCCGAGAAATACATCAATATGGAGGAGGCTTAG